The DNA region GACCACGCCTCGTGGGCGCTGCTCGAGCAGGTGCACAAGGCCACCGGTGTGCCCATCATCGCCACCGTCGAGGCCCGCAGCGACCTGACCCAGAAGACCACCTGTTGATTCGCGTTGCCCAGCCGGTCGTCAAGGTGAACGTAGAACCGTTGCCGCTCGACGCGATCCACGATCTGCTCGAAGAGCGTCTCGGCGATCACGTCGCGCCATCGCTCAGCGGTCGCATTCACATGAAGTCTGGCGGGCTGCCTGGCTTCGCGGTCACGTTTGCTGACGCTGGTAAGCGTCGCGGCACGATCCGCAAACAGGGCAGCGTGTGGCATGACAGCCCCGATCTCTGGTCAGACGAGCTCGAGGGTGCCTTCGAATCGCTGCTGTACCGCTACCCGCAGCACACCCGAGAAGCCCTCGAAATGCTTGTGCTCACGGGGCCGATTGACGTCGAGCAGGCGGCCGGGCTCATCGGGCAAGAGGAACTCGAGAAGCTTGAGGGCCGTGGGCTTGTGCGGCTCCTGAGCGCGGGCGGCCAGCCGCTTGTGATGGTGAACCCTCCCGGGATTAGCGACTACTTTCGGCACCAGCCGAAGTCGGTGCGTGGTGTACGCCTTAAGCAGCGCATCGAAGCGGTGCTCGGTGACGACGCGGTGCTCGAGTGGGATGGGCATGTGTATGAGAACGGGGCTATTGCCGATCTCATTCCGCAGCCAGAGGTGCCGCTGCTCGCGCGTGCTTTTCGTGACCGTTTTGAACTTGACCTTGCCCATACGTGGCAGGCGTGGAAGCGCGATAAGACCCTCATGCCCGCGATACGCGCGCTCGACCTGAGGCTCACGGGTGAGTCGCCCGCCGGGCAGATCGAACGCATTATCGATGGCACCGACACGAGCGGAGCAGAGGGCATGTACGCTCTCTACTACCGCTATCTGCACGCGCGTTGGCTCGTCACGCAGGAGGTTTCGCTCGACCAGATCGAAGCGGTGCTGCAGGGCGAGGGCGACCTCGGCCACCCGGCGGCGATCGAAGCCCTCATCATCGGGTTTCGGGCCGAGCGCATCGCGATCACGCAGGAGGCGCTCACGCGCATTGCTGAGCTCGCCGAGATGCCTGGCCTCGATGGCCAGGTCGCGGGTCTCGTGCACGTCGCGATGCACGCGCTCGGTGGGCAGCCATCGCTCGCGCTTGAGCAGATCGAAGCGCTTGAACAAGAAGCGGATCGCAGCTGGGTGGCCCGGTTCGCCGCACCGCTGCGCGGTCTCGCGCTCGTCACTGGTGGCAGCCCGAACGCCGCGTTCGAGTGGGCTTCGTCACAGCTGACCCTCGCACGTGAGGCGTACGACCGAGCAGCGATGGTTGCGCAGGCGTATATCGCGGTTATGTCGTTGCTCACGATGAGCCGCTACGCTGACGCGACCGCCGCGGGCAGCATTGTGGCTGGTGGCCAGTTCCAGGCCGCGAATCTCCTGTTTGGCCCAGACAAGGCGCTCATGAACGCGCTTGCGACCGCCGCACTTCGCAGCGGCCGCGCGGGATCGGTCGAGACACTCATCGAGCGAGGGGCCTCGTACCACGGGCGAAGCGACGCCGTGCCCATGGGGGCCGAGGGCTACCCTGCGGCACTCATGACCGAGATTGACGAGGAGCCCGCCGTCACGAGCGCGCTCTACCGGGAGCTCGCCGAGGGCCTCACTGAGCGCGGCTACGAGTTCTCGGCGGCCGGTTCGCTCATGCTCGCCATTCTGCTCGAGTTTGACCTCACGATTGCCCTCGTGCAGCGCGAGAAGCTGCTCAAGATGGGGGCGACGGTGTTTCTCGCTTACCTCGACGCGCAAATCGCGAGCCACGGGCAAGACGCCGCCTCGCTC from Leucobacter sp. UCMA 4100 includes:
- a CDS encoding helix-turn-helix transcriptional regulator, with product MIRVAQPVVKVNVEPLPLDAIHDLLEERLGDHVAPSLSGRIHMKSGGLPGFAVTFADAGKRRGTIRKQGSVWHDSPDLWSDELEGAFESLLYRYPQHTREALEMLVLTGPIDVEQAAGLIGQEELEKLEGRGLVRLLSAGGQPLVMVNPPGISDYFRHQPKSVRGVRLKQRIEAVLGDDAVLEWDGHVYENGAIADLIPQPEVPLLARAFRDRFELDLAHTWQAWKRDKTLMPAIRALDLRLTGESPAGQIERIIDGTDTSGAEGMYALYYRYLHARWLVTQEVSLDQIEAVLQGEGDLGHPAAIEALIIGFRAERIAITQEALTRIAELAEMPGLDGQVAGLVHVAMHALGGQPSLALEQIEALEQEADRSWVARFAAPLRGLALVTGGSPNAAFEWASSQLTLAREAYDRAAMVAQAYIAVMSLLTMSRYADATAAGSIVAGGQFQAANLLFGPDKALMNALATAALRSGRAGSVETLIERGASYHGRSDAVPMGAEGYPAALMTEIDEEPAVTSALYRELAEGLTERGYEFSAAGSLMLAILLEFDLTIALVQREKLLKMGATVFLAYLDAQIASHGQDAASLVEAARWLRREQANESALTHLTSAVRMYRAEGKEDEAQRVREEIADLMASDQSVSAASAARVESSIGFTQREREIIDLVAKGLSNPQIAETLSLSVRTVETHLRNIRRKSGALERDEIGDYSKLR